A genomic stretch from Bacillus sp. N1-1 includes:
- a CDS encoding carbohydrate ABC transporter permease produces MKMNQERKRLFSVEVLGLVLGLIWIAPFYLMIVNAFKTKREIFTGVLGRPKSLALENFVQAFHDLEFLKSLFNSLLITGVSVAIIILFSAMAGYALARNKSKLSGIIFFVFVAAMLIPFQSVMIPLVSLFGQADLLNAAGLIFMYLGFGCSLSIFLYHGAMTGIPKSLDEAAIIDGANRFQLFWYIIFPLLKPISVTVGILNVIWIWNDYLLPSLVLGEANATIPLKMFFFFGEYTKQWHLALAGLTLAIIPVIIFYFFAQKQIIKGVSEGAVK; encoded by the coding sequence ATGAAGATGAATCAAGAACGAAAACGTCTATTTTCCGTAGAAGTACTAGGATTGGTGTTAGGGTTAATCTGGATTGCACCATTCTATCTTATGATTGTGAATGCTTTTAAAACGAAAAGAGAAATTTTCACGGGTGTACTGGGACGACCAAAATCGCTTGCACTAGAGAATTTCGTTCAAGCGTTTCATGACCTTGAATTCTTAAAATCGTTGTTTAATTCGTTATTGATTACTGGTGTCAGTGTCGCGATTATCATTTTGTTTTCAGCTATGGCAGGGTACGCATTAGCACGTAACAAAAGTAAGCTGAGTGGGATCATTTTCTTTGTATTTGTCGCAGCCATGCTGATTCCCTTTCAATCTGTCATGATTCCTCTCGTCTCCCTTTTCGGTCAAGCGGATTTGCTGAATGCTGCCGGGTTAATTTTCATGTACCTCGGTTTTGGATGCAGTCTATCGATTTTCTTATATCATGGGGCAATGACCGGGATACCCAAGTCACTGGATGAAGCAGCGATTATCGATGGTGCCAATCGCTTTCAATTGTTTTGGTACATCATCTTCCCTTTACTCAAACCTATTTCAGTAACAGTCGGGATTTTAAATGTTATTTGGATTTGGAATGATTATCTATTACCGTCACTTGTATTAGGCGAAGCGAATGCGACGATCCCGCTTAAAATGTTCTTCTTCTTTGGAGAGTATACGAAGCAATGGCATTTAGCACTAGCTGGATTAACGCTAGCCATCATTCCAGTCATCATTTTCTATTTCTTTGCTCAGAAACAAATTATTAAAGGGGTCTCAGAAGGTGCCGTTAAGTAG
- a CDS encoding alpha-glucosidase translates to MSQAWWKESVVYQVYPRSFKDSNGDGIGDIQGIISKLDYLQDLGVDVIWICPIYRSPNDDNGYDISDFQEIMPEFGNMADFDHLLTELHKRNMRLIMDLVINHTSDEHPWFIESKSSKDNPYRDYYIWHPGKEGEEPNNWASIFEGSAWEFDQETNEYYLHVFSRKQPDLNWENLNLRNELYNMINWWLDKGIDGFRIDAISHIKKVPGFPDVANPLKRKYAPSLEGHQNREGIQVFLEELKNETFDHYDIMTVGEANGVTVEEADEWVGEENGKFNMIFQFEHNNLWQKGKNNGLDIHELKRVFTRWQTGLHHNGWNALFLENHDLPRSVSVWGNDERYHKESSKCLATLYFLMQGTPFIYQGQEIGMTNVRFESIEDYDDVAIKNLYAHEIKEGKPHQEIMEAIWKSGRDNSRTPMQWSNGKNAGFTDANEPWLKVNPNYKEINVAETMTDEHSIYHFYKNLILLRKNHPVFIYGEYKLILPEHDSIFAYTRNLDDETMLVMTNLFAEEAEFLLPEELRNKSSKLLTSNYECNAQESIDHLSLKPYEARVYKLF, encoded by the coding sequence ATGAGTCAAGCATGGTGGAAAGAATCAGTCGTTTATCAAGTTTATCCAAGAAGTTTTAAAGATTCTAATGGTGATGGAATTGGGGATATCCAGGGCATAATTTCGAAGCTGGATTACTTACAGGATCTAGGTGTGGATGTGATTTGGATTTGCCCCATCTACCGTTCACCAAACGACGATAATGGGTATGACATTTCAGATTTTCAAGAAATCATGCCTGAATTCGGGAATATGGCCGATTTCGATCACTTATTAACGGAATTACACAAACGAAATATGAGGTTAATAATGGACTTAGTCATTAATCATACTTCCGATGAACATCCGTGGTTTATCGAATCTAAATCGTCGAAAGATAATCCTTACAGAGATTATTATATTTGGCACCCTGGAAAAGAGGGAGAAGAGCCTAATAACTGGGCGTCTATTTTTGAAGGATCTGCATGGGAGTTTGATCAAGAAACAAACGAATATTATCTGCATGTATTTTCTCGTAAGCAACCCGATTTAAATTGGGAGAATCTTAATCTCAGGAATGAGTTATATAACATGATTAACTGGTGGCTCGATAAAGGCATCGATGGTTTTCGAATCGACGCCATTTCCCATATAAAGAAAGTACCAGGGTTTCCGGATGTCGCCAATCCTCTTAAGAGGAAATATGCGCCTTCGTTGGAAGGACATCAAAATCGTGAAGGGATACAGGTTTTTCTTGAAGAATTAAAAAACGAAACGTTTGATCACTATGACATTATGACGGTTGGTGAGGCGAACGGGGTTACGGTAGAAGAAGCAGATGAGTGGGTCGGAGAAGAAAATGGGAAGTTTAATATGATCTTTCAATTCGAACACAACAACCTCTGGCAAAAAGGTAAAAACAATGGGCTCGATATTCACGAGCTGAAACGTGTTTTCACCAGGTGGCAAACTGGCCTTCATCATAATGGATGGAATGCGCTATTTTTAGAAAACCATGATCTTCCACGATCTGTATCCGTATGGGGGAACGATGAAAGGTATCACAAGGAATCGAGTAAATGTCTTGCTACCTTATATTTCTTAATGCAGGGCACTCCTTTTATTTATCAAGGGCAAGAAATCGGAATGACAAACGTACGATTTGAGTCAATTGAAGACTATGATGATGTGGCGATTAAGAACCTCTATGCTCACGAAATAAAAGAAGGTAAACCTCATCAGGAAATTATGGAGGCCATTTGGAAATCTGGTCGTGATAATTCCAGAACACCGATGCAATGGTCTAATGGAAAAAATGCCGGATTTACTGATGCGAATGAACCGTGGTTAAAGGTGAACCCTAATTATAAAGAGATCAACGTAGCGGAAACGATGACAGATGAACATTCGATTTATCACTTTTATAAAAATCTTATCTTGCTTCGAAAAAATCATCCTGTTTTCATTTACGGGGAGTACAAGTTGATTTTACCAGAGCATGATTCCATTTTTGCTTATACGAGAAATCTCGATGATGAAACGATGTTAGTCATGACGAATCTCTTTGCAGAAGAAGCGGAGTTCCTCCTTCCAGAAGAGTTGAGAAATAAATCTTCTAAATTACTAACAAGTAATTATGAGTGTAACGCTCAAGAAAGCATTGATCATCTATCCTTAAAGCCATATGAAGCGAGAGTATATAAACTCTTTTAA
- a CDS encoding amidohydrolase/deacetylase family metallohydrolase produces the protein MKSRIVLRRVKRVNEEEIDIVVENDQIAEITKAGSGRGQQIFDCSGMYVSSGWIDLHVHAFPEFDPYGDEIDEIGVKQGVTTIVDAGSCGADRIVDLVKIREHNKTNLLAFLNISRIGLKRVDELSNLEWLDKDKAVEAVQRYKDVIVGLKARMSKSVVQDSGLEPLRIARDLSNKTSLPLMVHIGSAPPNIEDVVPLLEKKDVITHYLNGKSNNLFNLDGEPLEVLTDAIKRGVHLDVGHGTSSFSFKFAEAAKRHGIGLNTISTDIYRGNRINGPVYSMANVLTKFLCLGYSLEEIINAVTAHAADWLNKPELGRIEVGAPANLTLFTVQHDSIMLTDSEGEQRVSDRRIETKGVVVNGEFIEC, from the coding sequence ATGAAGAGTCGTATCGTCTTGCGTCGGGTCAAACGCGTGAACGAGGAAGAAATTGATATTGTGGTCGAAAATGACCAAATTGCCGAGATAACAAAGGCTGGGTCTGGACGTGGACAGCAGATATTCGACTGTTCAGGGATGTATGTATCGAGTGGCTGGATCGATTTACATGTGCATGCTTTTCCCGAGTTTGACCCATACGGTGATGAAATCGATGAAATTGGTGTGAAACAAGGAGTTACAACGATCGTGGATGCAGGCAGCTGTGGTGCTGATCGAATAGTAGATCTGGTTAAAATTAGAGAACACAACAAAACTAATTTGCTAGCTTTCCTAAACATTTCACGAATTGGTTTAAAAAGGGTAGATGAATTATCAAACTTAGAATGGCTTGATAAAGATAAGGCTGTAGAGGCAGTCCAAAGGTATAAAGATGTCATCGTTGGACTAAAGGCCCGCATGAGTAAAAGTGTTGTTCAAGACAGTGGACTTGAACCGTTACGTATTGCTCGTGATCTTTCCAATAAAACGTCCTTGCCGTTAATGGTGCATATCGGTTCTGCTCCTCCAAATATTGAGGATGTTGTTCCCCTTTTAGAAAAAAAGGATGTGATTACCCATTATCTGAATGGGAAATCAAATAATCTTTTCAACTTAGATGGAGAGCCTCTTGAGGTGCTAACAGATGCGATCAAACGCGGAGTCCATCTAGACGTTGGCCACGGGACTTCAAGTTTTTCATTTAAGTTTGCCGAAGCGGCGAAACGTCATGGCATTGGACTGAATACCATCAGTACGGATATTTATAGGGGCAATCGAATAAATGGCCCGGTTTATAGCATGGCGAATGTCCTCACAAAGTTCCTTTGCTTAGGATATTCACTTGAAGAGATTATCAATGCGGTGACAGCCCATGCAGCTGATTGGCTGAACAAGCCTGAGCTTGGCCGTATAGAGGTTGGAGCCCCCGCAAATTTAACACTATTTACAGTTCAACATGATTCGATTATGCTTACGGATTCTGAAGGAGAGCAGCGTGTATCGGATAGAAGAATAGAAACAAAAGGAGTGGTTGTAAATGGCGAATTCATTGAGTGCTAA
- a CDS encoding DgaE family pyridoxal phosphate-dependent ammonia lyase, which produces MANSLSAKYGLKRVVNASGRMSILGVSSPTDTVMEAMRHGGQNYVEIADLVDKAGGYVAGILGSESAVVVNSASSGIALSVAALVTKGHRRTSERLHQEHIPKNEVVMLKGHNVQYGAPVETMIYLGGGKLIEAGYANEGKAEHMEEAISENTAAILYVKSHHAVQKNMISVEEAWEIAQRNGVPLIVDAAAEEDIQKYVNYSDLAIYSGSKAIEGPTSGIIGGKQKYIEWIKVQLHCIGRSMKVGKEATFGLLQALEEYCAKEDKSEQEKESLQVLMSLNELEGVQVSIVQDEAGRAIFRARIQIDPEQTNTSAKEVAEKLREGDIAIYTRDYGIRQGYFDIDPRPLQGDDIHVIQAKLQEILGGK; this is translated from the coding sequence ATGGCGAATTCATTGAGTGCTAAATATGGCCTTAAGCGGGTCGTGAATGCAAGTGGTCGTATGAGTATCCTTGGGGTATCATCACCAACAGACACAGTGATGGAAGCGATGAGGCATGGTGGTCAAAATTATGTTGAAATTGCAGATTTAGTAGATAAAGCAGGGGGATACGTTGCAGGTATTCTTGGCTCAGAATCAGCTGTGGTGGTTAACTCTGCGTCAAGTGGCATTGCGCTATCAGTCGCTGCCCTCGTTACGAAAGGGCATCGGCGCACAAGTGAGCGACTTCATCAAGAACATATTCCTAAAAACGAAGTCGTCATGTTAAAAGGTCATAACGTGCAATACGGAGCGCCTGTTGAAACCATGATCTATTTAGGCGGAGGTAAGCTCATTGAAGCTGGCTATGCTAATGAAGGAAAGGCAGAACATATGGAAGAAGCTATTTCTGAAAACACAGCAGCTATCCTTTACGTGAAGTCTCATCACGCCGTTCAAAAAAATATGATTTCTGTCGAGGAAGCTTGGGAGATTGCCCAAAGGAATGGTGTTCCCCTTATTGTAGATGCAGCCGCAGAAGAAGATATCCAAAAGTATGTGAACTATTCTGATCTTGCTATTTACAGTGGTTCAAAGGCCATTGAAGGGCCCACTTCAGGGATCATTGGCGGGAAGCAAAAGTATATTGAATGGATAAAGGTTCAGTTGCATTGCATTGGTCGGAGCATGAAAGTTGGTAAAGAGGCCACTTTTGGGTTACTTCAAGCCTTGGAAGAATACTGTGCCAAAGAAGATAAAAGTGAACAAGAAAAAGAAAGCTTACAAGTTTTGATGTCATTAAATGAGCTTGAGGGTGTCCAAGTATCCATTGTACAAGACGAAGCAGGGCGGGCTATATTTCGTGCTCGCATTCAAATTGATCCTGAGCAAACAAATACATCTGCGAAGGAAGTCGCAGAAAAACTGCGCGAAGGGGACATTGCCATTTACACTCGAGATTATGGGATCAGACAGGGGTATTTCGATATCGACCCACGTCCACTCCAAGGCGATGACATTCATGTGATTCAAGCTAAACTACAAGAAATTTTGGGAGGGAAATAA
- a CDS encoding KDGP aldolase family protein — translation MSNITKRFYKNRVALNVLANSVENAKEVFRAAEGHVLIGVLSKDYSTVGDGVAAMRTYGQEIDEAVSIGLGAGDNRQAAVVADIAKHYQGSHINQVFPSVGATRANLGEKDSWINALVSPTGRVGYVNISTGPISASLEEQAVVPIRTAIALVRDMGGNALKYFPMKGLSREDEFRAVAQACGEEGFALEPTGGIDKENFETILRIALEADVPKIIPHVYSSIIDKDTGKTRVEDVKELLEVTKKLVDHYG, via the coding sequence ATGTCAAACATAACGAAACGTTTTTACAAAAATCGTGTTGCGTTAAATGTTTTAGCGAACAGTGTAGAAAATGCCAAAGAAGTGTTTCGCGCTGCAGAGGGACATGTTTTAATCGGCGTTTTATCTAAGGATTACTCTACGGTTGGGGATGGCGTGGCAGCCATGCGGACCTATGGACAAGAAATTGATGAAGCCGTATCGATTGGATTAGGTGCCGGGGATAACCGGCAAGCTGCGGTTGTAGCTGATATTGCCAAACACTATCAAGGCAGTCATATTAATCAGGTCTTTCCTTCTGTTGGGGCAACAAGAGCGAACCTTGGAGAAAAAGACAGCTGGATCAATGCATTAGTATCTCCGACAGGACGAGTTGGCTATGTGAATATCTCAACGGGACCTATTAGTGCATCGCTAGAAGAACAAGCGGTCGTACCCATTAGGACAGCTATCGCTCTTGTTCGTGATATGGGCGGTAATGCACTTAAATATTTTCCAATGAAAGGATTAAGTCGTGAAGATGAGTTTCGGGCAGTTGCTCAAGCATGCGGGGAAGAAGGGTTTGCATTAGAGCCAACGGGTGGAATTGATAAGGAAAACTTCGAGACCATTTTAAGAATAGCTCTAGAGGCTGATGTACCAAAGATCATCCCTCACGTCTATTCTTCCATAATAGACAAGGACACGGGAAAAACACGCGTCGAGGATGTAAAAGAACTACTGGAAGTCACAAAGAAATTGGTTGATCACTATGGTTAA
- a CDS encoding sugar kinase has protein sequence MVKRIAAFGEVMMRLQVPGYESLAQGRTLNYSFSGTGVNVTSALTRLGHTGCIVSTLPTNAVGDAALSYIQKLRITPSFIKRRGDHLGMYFLENGFGARPSRVTYCNRKESSFNTAPNGTYNFEAISEKIDIAHFCGITLAMNDHVREHMKSFAKAVKESGGTVIFDCNYRPSLWGQEGYEKAKPHYEDMLHLADMVMMNEQDARFVLGMETEKQDRKGQLMDLIPAVAKTYSISVIAGTHRSINDDNTHSLCGYIYKDRSFTFSKNMTFSVLDRIGAGDAYTSGILHGEIKGFSSEKTVAFATAAGMLAHTVVGDTPTATENDIFRAMKESSGDLDR, from the coding sequence ATGGTTAAGCGGATCGCAGCTTTTGGAGAAGTTATGATGCGTCTGCAGGTGCCGGGCTATGAGTCGTTAGCTCAAGGAAGAACATTAAACTATTCGTTCTCTGGTACGGGAGTTAATGTTACGTCAGCACTGACACGTCTAGGACATACTGGGTGCATCGTCTCCACCTTGCCAACAAACGCAGTCGGAGATGCCGCTCTTTCCTACATTCAAAAACTAAGGATTACACCCTCATTCATTAAGCGACGCGGGGACCACTTGGGGATGTACTTTCTGGAAAATGGGTTTGGTGCACGTCCTAGTCGGGTGACGTATTGCAATCGAAAAGAAAGCAGCTTCAATACAGCTCCTAATGGAACGTATAACTTCGAAGCAATTTCAGAGAAGATCGATATCGCCCATTTTTGTGGGATTACCCTGGCCATGAATGATCATGTCCGTGAACACATGAAATCTTTTGCCAAAGCTGTCAAAGAAAGTGGCGGTACCGTAATTTTTGATTGCAACTATCGGCCATCCCTCTGGGGGCAAGAGGGGTATGAAAAAGCGAAACCACATTATGAGGACATGTTACATCTGGCCGATATGGTGATGATGAATGAACAAGACGCTAGATTTGTCCTCGGAATGGAAACAGAAAAACAGGACCGCAAAGGACAACTCATGGACTTAATTCCAGCTGTTGCAAAGACATATAGTATCTCTGTCATAGCAGGGACTCACCGATCCATCAACGATGACAATACTCACTCCCTATGTGGCTATATTTACAAGGATCGCTCCTTTACTTTTTCAAAAAACATGACCTTTTCGGTGCTTGATCGAATTGGTGCAGGGGATGCTTATACGAGTGGTATATTACATGGCGAAATAAAAGGGTTTTCATCGGAAAAAACTGTTGCCTTTGCGACTGCAGCAGGAATGCTTGCCCATACCGTTGTAGGGGATACCCCCACGGCAACAGAGAATGATATTTTCCGAGCCATGAAGGAATCCTCGGGCGATCTAGACAGGTGA
- a CDS encoding gluconate:H+ symporter yields MEIYLLLITFLSIVIVILGVSWWNWHAFISLTVASMFLAVMSGLSLDSIVHAYETGVGSVLGHLVGILALGSILGKMMSDSGAGVQVADFFVRLFGKKKLPWAMLFSGFIIGIPVFFEVGIVILLPLVIAIHEKTKQNILLIGLPVIAGLSIVHGIVPPHPGAMTAISIYGADLGKVLLYSLIIALPPAIIAGPLFAQWVHKRVIPVGEPKVVRPDTPSQTVPGVGISFFVILLPILLILLSVFAPYLPIPGMLTDSLIFIGSPLTALLISCFAAYYLLGFRQGMDKSLIKKLTDECILPLGSIILIIGAGGGFKQILIESGVGDSIAQMAEQFSLSPLVLAFVVAGLIRVATGSATVALTTAAGIVSPVIANMSGVNLELLVVATGAGSLMLSHVNDAGFWLVKEYLGLTVKETFKTWTVLETLLSFIAFGLALMVDMFI; encoded by the coding sequence ATGGAGATTTATCTATTACTCATCACATTTCTCTCAATAGTGATCGTTATTTTGGGAGTTTCGTGGTGGAATTGGCACGCGTTCATTAGCTTAACTGTTGCAAGCATGTTTTTGGCTGTCATGTCTGGTTTATCGTTGGACAGCATAGTACACGCTTATGAAACGGGAGTTGGAAGCGTTTTAGGTCATTTAGTTGGTATTCTGGCACTAGGTTCCATTTTAGGGAAGATGATGTCAGACTCAGGGGCAGGCGTTCAAGTCGCAGATTTCTTTGTTCGGCTTTTTGGTAAAAAAAAGCTGCCATGGGCGATGTTATTCTCAGGTTTTATCATCGGTATCCCCGTATTCTTTGAGGTGGGAATCGTCATCCTATTACCGTTAGTGATTGCCATTCATGAAAAGACAAAACAAAACATTTTATTAATTGGTTTACCAGTTATTGCTGGGTTGTCGATTGTACATGGGATTGTCCCGCCACACCCAGGAGCAATGACAGCCATTAGCATATACGGTGCTGATTTGGGGAAAGTCCTTCTATATTCACTCATCATTGCACTACCACCTGCTATTATAGCAGGGCCATTGTTTGCCCAGTGGGTGCATAAGCGCGTAATACCAGTAGGGGAGCCTAAGGTAGTTCGACCTGATACACCATCACAAACGGTACCAGGTGTAGGTATCTCATTTTTCGTTATTCTATTACCTATTCTATTAATCTTGCTATCTGTTTTTGCACCGTATCTACCAATTCCTGGTATGTTGACCGATTCCCTTATATTCATAGGCAGTCCTCTCACCGCTCTTTTAATTTCTTGTTTTGCTGCTTACTATTTACTCGGGTTTCGTCAAGGGATGGATAAGAGTCTCATTAAGAAGTTAACAGACGAATGCATCCTTCCACTAGGTTCCATTATTTTAATCATTGGTGCTGGGGGCGGTTTTAAACAAATTCTAATCGAAAGTGGTGTAGGGGATTCGATTGCTCAGATGGCTGAACAGTTTTCCTTATCTCCTCTTGTGTTGGCCTTCGTGGTAGCCGGATTAATTCGGGTGGCCACAGGTTCAGCAACCGTTGCCTTAACAACAGCTGCTGGCATAGTATCGCCAGTAATCGCCAATATGTCGGGTGTGAACTTGGAATTACTCGTGGTCGCTACCGGAGCAGGATCGCTGATGCTATCACATGTAAACGATGCTGGTTTTTGGTTAGTAAAGGAATACCTTGGATTAACTGTGAAAGAGACATTTAAAACTTGGACAGTTTTGGAAACCTTACTTTCATTCATTGCCTTCGGACTAGCTTTAATGGTCGATATGTTTATTTAA
- a CDS encoding GntR family transcriptional regulator: MKITSKKGPLYFQVKDILKERIISGFYPKDSLIPSEPALEKEFSVSKITIRKAVEQLAIEGYVEKRSGVGTKVLDNKVTPRISRGQNFSDQLVKEGFDLRKDNISISVVSTEGHNILQDNMGSECYCLERLYLLDNEPYIYFRHYIPLEALLPLKPELFKGSLYELLFQKGMVMNNFKDEFDVEIPEEKIASILNTDQKPLLKRIRSSFDIDENLVEYSVAFYQTHMHKYVIQYNAGE; the protein is encoded by the coding sequence ATGAAAATCACATCTAAAAAAGGACCTTTATATTTTCAAGTGAAAGACATTTTAAAAGAGCGGATCATCAGTGGTTTTTATCCTAAAGACAGCTTAATTCCATCTGAGCCAGCTTTGGAAAAGGAATTTTCTGTGAGCAAAATCACCATAAGAAAAGCAGTAGAGCAATTAGCGATAGAAGGATACGTAGAAAAACGGAGCGGAGTAGGAACAAAAGTCCTCGATAACAAGGTCACACCAAGAATTTCCAGAGGGCAAAACTTTTCTGACCAATTGGTGAAGGAAGGCTTTGATTTAAGAAAAGATAACATAAGTATTTCTGTCGTAAGTACAGAGGGGCACAACATATTACAGGATAATATGGGAAGTGAGTGTTATTGTCTTGAACGGCTGTACTTACTGGACAATGAGCCGTATATCTACTTTAGACACTACATTCCTCTTGAAGCACTTCTTCCCTTGAAGCCAGAGTTATTTAAAGGGTCACTATACGAATTGCTATTTCAAAAAGGAATGGTCATGAACAATTTCAAGGATGAATTCGATGTAGAAATACCTGAGGAAAAAATCGCGTCGATCTTAAATACAGATCAAAAACCACTTTTGAAAAGAATCAGATCTTCTTTTGACATCGATGAGAATCTTGTTGAATATTCCGTTGCTTTTTATCAGACGCACATGCACAAGTATGTTATTCAGTATAATGCTGGAGAATAA
- a CDS encoding antibiotic biosynthesis monooxygenase produces the protein MILEAVMLQVKQGMEEEYEDAFREASKIITLMKGYISHELQRCMEVKGKYLLLVKWETLEDHTVGFRQSVEYQEWKKQLHHFYEPFPTVEHFKNVPL, from the coding sequence ATGATTTTAGAAGCTGTTATGTTACAAGTCAAGCAAGGTATGGAAGAGGAATATGAAGATGCATTTCGCGAAGCATCAAAAATCATCACTTTAATGAAAGGTTACATATCTCACGAATTACAACGATGTATGGAAGTTAAAGGGAAATACTTATTGTTGGTGAAGTGGGAAACCTTAGAAGACCATACAGTTGGATTTAGACAATCTGTAGAATATCAAGAATGGAAAAAACAACTGCATCATTTCTATGAACCTTTTCCAACAGTTGAACATTTTAAAAATGTTCCTCTTTAA
- a CDS encoding GNAT family N-acetyltransferase, translating to MYLEIQENVFVEDLDEMKEVYQSVGWMKHTNDVIRQVFEASDIKVLVKVNNRIVGLGRAISDGIFNAAIYDIVVHKDFQNKGIARQIVNHILEQLKGVSCVHIISTTGNEEFYRKQGFRKVKTGMARYLNSELHNEYLE from the coding sequence ATGTACCTGGAAATACAAGAGAATGTATTTGTTGAAGACCTTGATGAGATGAAAGAAGTTTATCAATCGGTAGGTTGGATGAAACATACCAATGATGTGATAAGACAAGTTTTTGAAGCAAGTGATATTAAAGTACTTGTAAAAGTAAACAATCGTATAGTTGGACTTGGAAGAGCTATTTCAGATGGAATATTTAATGCTGCAATCTATGACATTGTCGTGCATAAAGATTTTCAAAATAAAGGTATTGCCAGGCAGATAGTAAACCATATATTAGAACAACTTAAGGGAGTTTCTTGTGTTCATATCATCTCTACTACAGGTAATGAAGAATTTTATAGAAAACAAGGGTTTAGAAAAGTTAAAACCGGTATGGCCAGGTATTTAAATAGTGAACTACATAATGAATATCTTGAATAG
- a CDS encoding DUF3231 family protein produces MAGFLGEKRPLTGTEITNLYTNFQRNALGAATLIGYSQVAQDEEVKQFLLRGKEMANKHCEIFGSFLKESDLPCPMTLDTEVTDSITYTFSDRKMMFYTTSLIALSVGYYGGSISMSPRRDIGIMYSRLVAEILKYAEDGAKILIKHGWMEEPPRALDRDELSKQ; encoded by the coding sequence TTGGCAGGCTTTCTTGGAGAAAAAAGACCCCTTACAGGTACTGAAATCACAAACCTATACACCAATTTTCAGAGAAACGCATTAGGGGCAGCCACACTGATTGGTTATAGCCAAGTTGCACAGGATGAAGAAGTAAAACAATTTCTATTAAGAGGAAAGGAAATGGCAAATAAGCATTGTGAAATATTCGGTTCATTTCTAAAAGAAAGTGATTTACCCTGCCCTATGACATTGGATACAGAGGTTACTGATTCTATTACGTACACTTTTTCTGACAGGAAAATGATGTTTTATACAACAAGTTTAATTGCACTTAGCGTAGGATACTACGGGGGAAGCATATCCATGAGTCCAAGAAGGGATATTGGCATTATGTATAGCCGGTTAGTTGCAGAAATATTAAAATACGCTGAAGACGGGGCTAAGATTTTGATTAAACATGGGTGGATGGAAGAACCTCCACGGGCATTAGACCGTGATGAACTATCAAAACAGTGA
- a CDS encoding DUF3231 family protein: MEFIKRTDIKLTSAEITNLWATYMNDSGSICHLKYYLNTVEDTEIKSVIQYALDISQLHVNTITQIFTQEGYPVPHGFKLNEDVDVTAPRLFSDTYLLNNVNYLGKIGLNAYSTAITVAVREDVYSFFSQCLRESDNLIKQTNDLLLAKGLYTRSPYLPKPESYDFVKQKSFWQAFLEKKDPLQVLKSQTYTPIFRETH, encoded by the coding sequence ATGGAGTTCATTAAACGAACCGATATCAAATTAACATCGGCAGAGATAACAAATTTATGGGCTACATACATGAATGACAGTGGTTCCATATGCCATTTAAAATATTATCTCAATACAGTGGAAGATACTGAAATTAAATCTGTCATTCAATATGCATTAGACATTTCACAATTGCACGTTAACACAATAACACAGATTTTTACTCAGGAAGGTTATCCTGTTCCTCATGGCTTTAAATTAAATGAAGACGTTGATGTGACAGCTCCGAGGTTGTTTTCTGATACTTATTTATTAAATAATGTTAATTATCTTGGTAAAATTGGTTTAAATGCGTATAGCACCGCAATAACTGTAGCAGTCAGAGAAGATGTTTATAGCTTCTTTAGTCAGTGTTTACGGGAATCAGATAATCTTATCAAACAAACGAATGATTTATTATTGGCAAAGGGGCTGTATACTAGGTCACCATACCTCCCCAAACCTGAATCCTACGATTTTGTAAAACAGAAAAGTTTTTGGCAGGCTTTCTTGGAGAAAAAAGACCCCTTACAGGTACTGAAATCACAAACCTATACACCAATTTTCAGAGAAACGCATTAG